One window of Pectobacterium carotovorum genomic DNA carries:
- a CDS encoding amino acid adenylation domain-containing protein, with the protein MKDIVTLLKQLERQGVRLALNAQGQLISQSNKDAITAEIGRTIKENKDAIVRCLTAQQAFERPITPQNATSGPLSSSQSGLWFIEQYEEQSHLYNMPVYFRLTGTLDVAALEFAFDALAQRHASLRTRFVVNEQGKGEQRIDAYQPFVIQHDDFSLLPEAEREGRLQQQVKAEISRPFDLTAGDLTRVRLVKMSERVHVLMITQHHIISDGWSVKNMFADFKPAFLACQNRQPHPVEPTQLNYIDYAHWFNSDSFLDYHNEFKPFWVERLTGIPEVHSLPLDKPRPAHQNSGGEVIFSAINNDLWDKFKRLCQRYNTSNFIGLHAVFSLMLARISGEKDIVIGSPLAYRERPDIEDVVGFFVNTIVLRTQLQDSQTFVDYLQYCREQDLSAFDHQLYRFEALSEAIGSDRTTAINPIFQVMLVYQAKVDFNDLIPGCDAAEETSPVLPAKTDISVKVTELMGEVRLDWLFATALFERQTIQYYADRFIRLIEAVVEAPETDVWHLPLMDAERFAAVQAESQQLPRSYPQPQLTVTDVIEAMALRAPQQLAIAFDGEQRTDTLTYAELNRQANQLAHWLHRQGLGEQSLVGVLAKRDRYFVIALLAVWKAGAAYVPLDPDYPPERLLHIITDANLAVILGGDGQQLAQWSAEQCIDLTDPTVVAQWHDLPGDEAPAIPRHAQQLAQVIYTSGSTGLPKGVMIEHGSLINLLDDHRDRIAFTPQSTMFNCMSLSFDAGNMTTLLPLSCGGTLAFGEPNDRAIVQAEQAGATHLILPTALMSILDPQQVNGIQAIGMGGEACPNAVVENWADKVALYNMYGPTECTVTALSTRLRKGQPVTIGKPLTHIQALILDAAGQLCPAGVPGELCLAGLGLARGYLNQPQMTASRFEHITLNDVNNAEHGTATLRIYRTGDKARLLNNGDYEYCGRIDEQIKLRGYRIEPGEIEAQLATVCPSLKQVKVIVAQVGNRPALVAYGTVKAGSSTPEPAAVLIDVAKHLPEYMVPFRLILLEDMPLTPNGKLDTKQLPPVLETSEGDGEAGNPLEADVLVIWRSVLNTPLGVEDDFFRLGGDSILSIQLTTRLRSAGYVCTVKDVFEAKSVRRLCRVLAQNNRDTGIVAEQGTLEGEFALLPIQRWFMEQPLARPEHWNQAAMIQLPDVDTERLTTMLQALMAQHDALRLACDADGQRYLTEVPCPVVSTLDYRQLGDDGLQQAFTALQSEFDPVQGRTMGCALVRHHPQADTAVFLAFHHLVIDAVSWRILVDDLERLYLGEALAPKTSSYRQWGTALHNYATQHAEQLAYWQAQENGVDQAALLAAKDPQGQASAAILTLDAETTGQLVSEANRAFNTEVSDLLLAALTRTLNDLGWGDKARIMLEGHGREAIDPTLDVSRTVGWFTSTYPVCLQDKPDWASLIKSSKEQLRQVPDKGVGFNPLRYHHPQGNALTLSPIVFNYLGLSVQAAGTWRPVGIAPGCCVSPENKPAEVISLHGGIADGQLTLRQVGCLNQRDSERLMVRLTENLRALTAACLAQLHHGTAFTPSDFPAIALSQTQLDSLSQRYDIDTLLPLSSLQQSMLYHRLRCPQDDAYHLQTPIRYAQALDVEGYRQAWQRQIQRFPALRAALESECASVQVIVKQADLPFYYQDVAQEADPLAVIERYRQQDLRSGFDLSQPPLLRIACFRLGEQDYRVLLSCHHSVIDGWSGPQLLGAVHRDYLLLMRGETLMHGETSAIQSDRAYVDHARHAVAQQPAVDAFWQQRQPLLAQTNDVAMLFAATGKRADLSQHLTQVEPQVTGVSLNEQDQATLTAFAREVGVTHSIIAQYAWHRLLARSTGDAVSIVGNVLSGRESPVEDVASSVGLYINSLPLALSWQQPVSLQQHLVQLQNELMAMNQHATQSLIALTAGRPRLFNSLFIYENYPGAKAEQGQRADDPHRLSPEFSAAYEKVEMPLNLVVREQAGCMLLRFEFDADALDSAQARRVLMRWHDEMVALVNSSPQQSAEIVGHNKVADAAMKQAVTPDSRAGSPDSRAGSPDTPSAQSLLRVWAQALKLSEPSLNESGLWSQTLCESGVDSLQRIALAQALSRALAQPVSVALLQRYPSPQALSGYLAQSRVTANEETLS; encoded by the coding sequence ATGAAAGATATCGTAACGCTGTTAAAGCAGTTGGAACGGCAGGGCGTTCGTCTGGCGTTGAATGCACAGGGGCAGCTGATTTCGCAGTCCAACAAAGACGCGATCACGGCAGAGATTGGGCGCACGATTAAGGAAAACAAAGACGCCATTGTGCGCTGCCTGACGGCGCAGCAGGCGTTTGAGCGCCCCATCACGCCGCAGAATGCGACGTCTGGCCCGCTATCGTCATCGCAAAGCGGACTGTGGTTTATCGAGCAGTACGAAGAGCAATCACACCTCTACAATATGCCGGTCTATTTTCGGCTGACCGGCACGCTGGATGTGGCTGCGCTGGAGTTTGCCTTTGACGCGCTGGCGCAGCGTCATGCCAGCTTGCGCACCCGTTTTGTGGTCAATGAACAAGGCAAAGGTGAGCAGCGTATCGATGCTTATCAACCGTTTGTGATACAGCATGATGACTTCTCATTGTTGCCGGAAGCCGAACGGGAAGGGCGTTTGCAGCAGCAGGTGAAAGCGGAAATCAGCCGTCCGTTCGATCTCACGGCGGGCGATCTCACCCGCGTGCGGCTGGTGAAAATGAGCGAACGGGTGCATGTTCTGATGATCACCCAGCACCATATTATTTCCGATGGCTGGTCGGTGAAGAATATGTTCGCGGACTTCAAACCAGCTTTTCTTGCTTGTCAAAATCGCCAGCCTCATCCCGTCGAACCGACCCAGCTTAACTATATCGATTACGCACACTGGTTTAATTCCGACTCGTTTCTGGATTACCACAATGAATTCAAACCGTTCTGGGTTGAGCGGCTGACGGGGATCCCCGAAGTACATAGCCTGCCGCTGGACAAACCGCGTCCGGCGCATCAGAACAGCGGCGGGGAGGTGATCTTCTCCGCGATCAACAACGATCTGTGGGATAAATTCAAACGCCTGTGCCAGCGCTATAACACGTCTAATTTCATTGGCCTGCATGCGGTGTTCTCCCTGATGCTGGCGCGCATCAGCGGCGAGAAAGATATCGTGATTGGTTCACCGCTGGCCTACCGCGAGCGGCCGGATATCGAAGATGTCGTCGGCTTTTTCGTTAACACCATCGTGCTGCGCACCCAGTTGCAAGACAGCCAGACTTTCGTCGATTACCTGCAATACTGCCGCGAACAGGATCTGTCGGCTTTCGATCATCAACTCTACCGTTTTGAAGCATTAAGCGAGGCGATCGGCTCCGATCGCACCACTGCGATCAACCCGATCTTCCAGGTGATGCTGGTTTATCAGGCCAAAGTAGATTTCAACGATCTGATCCCCGGTTGTGATGCGGCGGAAGAAACCTCGCCCGTGCTGCCTGCCAAGACCGATATTTCGGTCAAGGTGACGGAGCTGATGGGCGAGGTGCGGCTGGACTGGCTGTTTGCTACCGCGCTGTTTGAGCGCCAGACGATCCAGTATTACGCCGACCGCTTTATCCGGCTGATTGAAGCCGTCGTTGAGGCCCCCGAAACCGATGTCTGGCACCTGCCGCTGATGGATGCGGAGCGGTTTGCTGCCGTGCAGGCGGAAAGTCAGCAACTGCCGCGTAGCTATCCGCAGCCGCAGTTGACGGTAACCGATGTGATTGAAGCGATGGCACTGCGCGCTCCACAGCAGCTGGCGATTGCTTTTGATGGTGAACAGCGCACTGACACGCTGACGTACGCTGAACTGAACAGGCAGGCGAATCAGCTGGCGCACTGGCTGCACCGTCAGGGGCTGGGCGAACAGTCGCTGGTTGGCGTGCTGGCGAAACGCGATCGCTATTTTGTCATTGCGCTGCTGGCCGTCTGGAAAGCGGGCGCTGCCTATGTGCCGCTGGATCCTGACTATCCGCCGGAGCGGCTGCTCCACATCATTACCGATGCCAATCTTGCCGTCATTCTTGGCGGCGATGGGCAACAGCTGGCGCAGTGGTCTGCCGAACAGTGTATCGATCTGACCGATCCTACGGTTGTCGCGCAGTGGCACGATCTGCCGGGCGATGAAGCGCCCGCCATTCCGCGCCATGCACAGCAGCTGGCACAGGTGATCTACACCTCGGGATCGACTGGTTTGCCGAAGGGCGTCATGATCGAACACGGTTCGCTGATCAATCTGCTGGACGATCATCGCGATCGCATCGCGTTCACGCCGCAAAGCACCATGTTCAACTGCATGTCGCTCTCGTTTGACGCCGGTAACATGACGACGCTGCTGCCGCTGAGCTGCGGTGGCACGCTGGCGTTTGGCGAACCCAACGATCGGGCGATTGTGCAGGCCGAACAGGCGGGCGCGACGCATCTGATCCTGCCGACGGCGCTGATGTCGATTCTCGATCCACAGCAGGTTAATGGTATTCAGGCGATTGGCATGGGCGGAGAAGCCTGCCCGAACGCAGTGGTGGAAAACTGGGCCGATAAGGTGGCGCTGTACAACATGTACGGGCCGACGGAGTGTACCGTCACGGCATTGAGTACCCGTCTGCGCAAAGGCCAGCCTGTCACTATCGGTAAACCGCTTACTCATATTCAGGCGCTGATTCTGGATGCGGCCGGGCAACTGTGTCCAGCGGGCGTACCGGGAGAGCTGTGTCTTGCGGGGCTTGGGCTGGCGCGTGGCTACCTCAACCAGCCACAAATGACGGCCAGCCGCTTTGAACACATCACGCTGAATGACGTAAATAATGCTGAACACGGCACGGCGACGCTGCGCATTTATCGCACGGGCGACAAGGCCAGACTGCTGAACAACGGCGACTATGAATACTGTGGCCGTATTGATGAGCAGATCAAACTGCGCGGCTACCGCATTGAACCGGGTGAAATCGAGGCACAGCTGGCGACAGTATGTCCGTCGCTGAAACAGGTTAAAGTCATCGTGGCGCAGGTGGGGAACCGGCCGGCGCTGGTCGCCTATGGCACGGTGAAAGCAGGCAGCAGCACGCCGGAACCCGCCGCCGTGCTGATTGATGTCGCAAAGCATCTGCCCGAATACATGGTGCCGTTCCGACTGATTCTGCTAGAAGACATGCCGCTGACGCCGAACGGCAAGCTCGATACGAAACAGCTACCGCCGGTGCTGGAAACCAGCGAGGGCGACGGCGAAGCCGGTAATCCGCTGGAAGCGGACGTGCTGGTGATTTGGCGCAGCGTGCTGAATACGCCGCTGGGCGTTGAGGATGATTTCTTCCGCTTAGGCGGCGATTCCATTCTCAGTATCCAACTGACCACCCGCCTGCGCAGCGCGGGCTATGTCTGCACGGTGAAGGACGTTTTCGAAGCGAAGAGCGTGCGGCGTCTGTGCCGCGTGCTGGCGCAGAATAACCGTGACACAGGCATTGTCGCGGAGCAGGGCACGCTGGAAGGCGAATTTGCGCTGCTGCCGATTCAGCGCTGGTTTATGGAACAGCCGCTGGCACGTCCAGAACACTGGAATCAGGCGGCGATGATCCAACTGCCGGACGTGGATACCGAACGACTTACCACGATGTTGCAGGCGTTGATGGCGCAGCATGACGCGCTGCGTCTGGCTTGTGATGCCGACGGGCAACGCTATCTGACGGAGGTGCCTTGCCCGGTTGTGTCGACGTTGGATTATCGCCAGCTTGGCGATGACGGCCTGCAACAGGCGTTTACCGCGTTGCAGAGTGAATTCGATCCCGTGCAGGGAAGAACGATGGGGTGTGCGCTGGTGCGGCACCATCCGCAGGCGGACACGGCTGTATTCCTCGCTTTCCACCATTTGGTGATTGACGCCGTGTCCTGGCGCATCCTAGTTGATGATCTGGAGCGGCTGTACCTCGGTGAAGCGCTGGCGCCGAAAACGTCGAGCTATCGCCAGTGGGGCACGGCGTTGCATAACTATGCTACGCAGCATGCGGAACAACTGGCGTACTGGCAGGCGCAGGAAAATGGCGTGGATCAGGCAGCGCTGCTGGCGGCGAAAGATCCGCAGGGCCAGGCCAGCGCCGCGATTCTGACGTTGGACGCCGAAACCACGGGCCAACTGGTAAGCGAGGCGAATCGTGCCTTTAATACCGAAGTCAGCGATTTGCTGCTGGCGGCGCTAACCCGCACGTTAAACGATCTCGGCTGGGGCGACAAAGCGCGCATCATGCTGGAAGGGCACGGCCGCGAAGCGATTGATCCGACGCTGGATGTCAGCCGCACGGTGGGGTGGTTTACCAGCACCTATCCGGTGTGCCTGCAAGATAAGCCTGACTGGGCTTCCCTGATTAAATCCAGCAAGGAACAGCTGCGTCAGGTGCCGGATAAAGGCGTTGGGTTTAACCCGTTGCGCTACCACCATCCGCAGGGCAATGCGCTAACGCTGTCGCCGATTGTGTTCAACTATCTCGGGCTGTCGGTTCAGGCCGCTGGCACATGGCGTCCGGTGGGCATCGCGCCGGGCTGCTGCGTATCGCCGGAGAACAAACCAGCGGAGGTGATCAGTCTCCACGGTGGTATTGCAGACGGGCAGTTAACGCTGCGTCAGGTGGGGTGCCTCAACCAGCGCGATAGTGAACGTCTGATGGTGCGACTGACGGAGAATCTGCGAGCGCTGACGGCAGCCTGTCTGGCCCAGTTGCACCACGGCACGGCCTTTACCCCCAGCGATTTCCCGGCGATTGCGCTGAGCCAGACGCAACTTGATAGCCTGTCGCAGCGTTATGACATCGACACCTTGTTGCCGCTGTCATCGCTCCAGCAGTCGATGTTGTATCACCGCCTACGCTGTCCGCAGGATGATGCTTATCATCTGCAAACGCCGATTCGCTATGCGCAGGCGCTGGATGTGGAAGGCTATCGTCAGGCATGGCAGCGTCAGATTCAGCGTTTCCCGGCGCTGCGTGCCGCGTTGGAAAGCGAATGTGCCAGCGTGCAGGTGATTGTGAAGCAGGCCGATCTGCCTTTCTACTATCAGGATGTGGCGCAGGAGGCCGATCCACTGGCGGTCATCGAGCGCTATCGCCAGCAGGATTTACGTTCAGGATTTGACTTGTCGCAGCCGCCGCTGTTGCGCATTGCCTGTTTCCGTTTGGGCGAGCAGGATTATCGGGTGCTCCTGAGCTGTCACCACAGCGTGATTGATGGCTGGAGCGGCCCGCAGCTACTGGGCGCGGTACACCGCGACTATCTGCTGTTGATGCGCGGTGAAACATTAATGCACGGCGAAACATCCGCGATTCAGTCGGATCGTGCTTATGTGGATCATGCGCGGCACGCTGTGGCGCAGCAGCCCGCTGTCGATGCCTTCTGGCAGCAGCGTCAGCCGCTGCTGGCGCAGACGAACGATGTGGCGATGCTGTTTGCGGCGACAGGGAAACGCGCCGATCTCAGTCAGCATCTGACGCAGGTTGAACCGCAGGTCACTGGTGTGAGTCTGAACGAGCAGGATCAGGCGACGCTAACTGCCTTTGCCCGTGAGGTGGGCGTTACGCACAGCATTATTGCGCAATATGCCTGGCACCGGCTGCTGGCGCGCTCGACTGGTGATGCGGTCAGTATTGTCGGCAACGTGCTGTCGGGCAGGGAAAGCCCGGTGGAGGACGTGGCGAGTAGCGTGGGTCTGTACATCAACAGCCTGCCGCTGGCGTTGAGCTGGCAGCAGCCGGTATCGCTGCAACAGCATCTGGTGCAGTTGCAGAATGAGCTGATGGCGATGAATCAGCATGCTACGCAGTCGCTGATTGCCCTGACTGCTGGACGCCCGCGTCTGTTCAACAGCCTGTTTATTTATGAAAACTATCCTGGCGCGAAAGCGGAGCAGGGCCAACGTGCTGACGATCCGCATCGGTTATCACCCGAATTCTCCGCCGCCTATGAAAAAGTCGAGATGCCGCTGAATCTGGTGGTGCGTGAGCAGGCGGGCTGCATGCTGCTGCGCTTCGAGTTTGACGCCGATGCGCTGGACAGTGCGCAGGCGCGGCGGGTGCTGATGCGCTGGCATGACGAAATGGTGGCGCTGGTGAATAGTTCACCGCAGCAGTCAGCCGAGATCGTTGGACATAATAAGGTGGCAGATGCGGCGATGAAACAGGCTGTCACGCCGGATAGCCGTGCTGGCTCGCCGGATAGCCGTGCTGGCTCGCCTGATACGCCGTCAGCCCAGTCGCTGCTGCGCGTGTGGGCGCAGGCGCTGAAACTCAGTGAACCTAGCCTCAATGAATCCGGCCTCTGGTCACAGACGCTGTGTGAAAGCGGTGTCGATTCGCTCCAGCGTATTGCGCTGGCACAGGCATTAAGCCGTGCGTTAGCGCAACCGGTGAGTGTGGCGTTATTACAACGCTACCCTTCACCGCAGGCGCTGAGCGGGTATCTGGCACAGTCGAGGGTGACCGCCAATGAGGAAACGCTGTCATGA
- the dhbA gene encoding 2,3-dihydro-2,3-dihydroxybenzoate dehydrogenase, whose product MMNKAQPLQFDFSGKTVWVTGAASGIGESIARQFVALGANVIGFDRAFQHDDRPFTCVMLDISEPDSVAAVCRQQLAETGLDVLVNAAGILRLGDIDALSVDDWHQCINVNASGAFYLLNALVPHFKQQRRGAIVCVGSNAAHVPRLQMAAYCASKAALTSLSHCAGLELAPYGVRCNLVSPGSTDTPMQRGMWHRADAEQRTIAGFPDQYKLGIPLGKIAQPEEIANTVVFLASDLASHITMQDVVVDGGATLTA is encoded by the coding sequence ATGATGAACAAGGCACAACCTCTTCAGTTTGATTTCAGCGGCAAGACCGTCTGGGTAACCGGGGCGGCGAGCGGCATTGGCGAAAGCATTGCCCGCCAGTTTGTCGCGCTGGGCGCGAACGTGATCGGCTTCGATCGCGCGTTCCAACATGACGATCGCCCGTTTACCTGTGTGATGCTGGATATCAGCGAGCCGGACAGCGTGGCGGCGGTCTGTCGCCAGCAGTTGGCAGAAACTGGGCTTGATGTTCTGGTCAACGCCGCTGGGATTCTGCGTCTCGGTGATATCGACGCGCTGAGCGTGGACGACTGGCACCAGTGCATTAACGTCAACGCCTCTGGTGCGTTTTACCTGCTGAACGCACTGGTGCCGCATTTCAAGCAGCAGCGCCGTGGCGCGATTGTCTGCGTCGGTTCCAATGCCGCGCATGTGCCACGCCTACAGATGGCGGCGTACTGTGCCTCGAAAGCGGCGCTCACCAGCCTGTCTCACTGTGCGGGTCTGGAGTTAGCGCCTTACGGCGTGCGCTGCAATCTGGTGTCGCCAGGCTCAACGGATACGCCGATGCAGCGCGGCATGTGGCACCGCGCGGATGCCGAGCAGCGCACTATCGCGGGCTTTCCTGACCAGTACAAACTGGGAATTCCTCTGGGCAAGATCGCTCAGCCGGAAGAGATCGCCAATACCGTGGTTTTTCTGGCTTCCGATCTGGCCAGCCACATCACCATGCAGGACGTGGTGGTGGATGGCGGGGCAACGCTGACGGCCTGA
- a CDS encoding amino acid adenylation domain-containing protein gives MKPLSVAQRGLWLGHALNDDKATFNTAECIAFDGKVDIEAMLSAIRQAVMECECLYCQFVEVAGEQADQPEIGFVASQLPVPIGVLPIIELLPASMTDEEQTIRHWAREEISQPLDLLNGLPCRFALLCGEKRDFLYSCVHHIALDGFGTTMLFQRIAQIYTALTAGQPVAVAEFGPFSEVLEEEQQRDASGQTTQARDFWLETLNAMPEPASFSEKKAPIAARFLRQSSVLPTDIWQPLTTLCEGNKISWPDLFLAMLATHLKLVSGSDRLTFGMMVMNRIGSASLTVPSMQMNIVPLCIQVDEQADFVTLAQQVARTKRTLRRHQHYRYEHLRRDLNRVGGEQRLFGPLINIMPFDHPLNYGSLSSSTLNLSAGPVEDLTIEIHFKPDGTPVLDFDANPACYSAEALASLQETLFTLLQRWLAQPQQTSGELLGRWLREERELALITSREPEPFAEPVLTAIAKQARKNPNHLALTQRDRQYSYQQLLDLSGQAAAALHERGVQPGERIGIMLNRSPETIICLLAVMQCGAVYVPLDPEQPRERQQHIIQIADLHTIVTQADYQHRLASVFSGEIVLAGHLLSSNAQAAALPPVEARDGQIAYVMFTSGSTGLPKGVEIGASALDHFTAAARQRYGLRAADRVLQFAPFNFDASIEEIFATLTSGATLVLRTDEMLESIPTFVEQVEEQAITLLDLPTAFWNEWVVGLKTGTLTMPSALRAIIIGGEAVYPEQLAQWQRHAPNTLRLINTYGPTETTVVATSYDLQTQSADVAQLPIGLPLAGVNALILAAGDRPAAEGELVLLGPTLAAGYIGTEHTAFTQIAVGDQDLPAYRTGDRVRLEKGQLLYLGRMDNEFKISGYRIQPGEVEAHLLAQPDVDEACVQGIIYPNGVRRLVAFVATKAGEIDARALKQRLSSVLPPAMIPTDYRAFRQLPKTGSNKVDRKRLLAEYRDEAPAQALASETENRVSAIWQQILGVSGIQSRDNFFELGGQSLQTIQIVNRLAAEFSVSIKVSDVFDHPQLSDFCRYLDDRLSQDENSVEMVW, from the coding sequence ATGAAGCCCTTGAGCGTTGCGCAGCGCGGGCTGTGGTTAGGCCATGCCCTGAACGATGATAAGGCGACGTTCAACACGGCGGAGTGCATCGCGTTTGATGGCAAGGTCGATATTGAAGCCATGTTAAGCGCGATCCGTCAGGCGGTAATGGAGTGCGAGTGTTTGTACTGCCAGTTTGTTGAGGTCGCAGGTGAACAAGCTGACCAGCCGGAAATCGGCTTTGTGGCTTCACAACTGCCAGTGCCGATCGGCGTGCTGCCGATTATAGAGCTGCTACCCGCGTCGATGACGGATGAAGAGCAGACGATACGCCACTGGGCGCGTGAGGAAATCTCCCAGCCGCTGGATTTGCTGAACGGATTACCCTGCCGCTTTGCGCTACTGTGCGGTGAAAAGCGTGATTTTCTCTATAGCTGCGTTCACCACATTGCGCTGGACGGCTTTGGCACCACGATGCTGTTTCAACGCATCGCCCAGATCTATACCGCGCTGACGGCGGGGCAACCCGTGGCGGTGGCGGAGTTCGGCCCATTCAGCGAGGTACTGGAAGAAGAGCAGCAGCGTGATGCCAGCGGGCAGACGACGCAGGCGCGTGATTTCTGGCTAGAAACGCTGAACGCAATGCCGGAACCGGCCAGCTTCAGCGAGAAGAAAGCTCCGATCGCGGCGCGTTTTTTGCGCCAAAGCAGCGTGTTGCCTACAGATATCTGGCAGCCGCTGACGACGCTGTGTGAAGGCAACAAAATCAGCTGGCCGGATCTGTTTTTGGCGATGCTGGCGACGCACCTCAAGCTGGTGTCCGGCAGCGATAGGCTGACGTTCGGCATGATGGTGATGAACCGTATCGGTTCCGCCTCGCTGACGGTGCCGAGCATGCAGATGAATATCGTGCCGCTGTGCATTCAGGTGGATGAGCAGGCGGACTTTGTCACACTGGCGCAGCAGGTTGCCCGCACCAAGCGCACGCTGCGTCGGCATCAGCATTATCGCTATGAGCATTTACGGCGCGATCTGAACCGCGTCGGCGGCGAACAGCGCCTCTTCGGCCCGCTGATCAATATCATGCCGTTCGATCATCCGCTCAATTACGGATCGTTGTCGTCCAGCACGTTGAATCTCAGTGCTGGGCCAGTCGAAGATCTGACGATCGAGATCCATTTCAAACCGGATGGCACACCGGTATTGGATTTTGACGCTAACCCAGCTTGTTACAGCGCGGAAGCGCTTGCCAGCCTGCAAGAAACGCTGTTCACGCTGCTTCAACGCTGGTTGGCACAGCCGCAGCAGACCAGTGGCGAGCTGCTGGGACGCTGGCTGCGTGAAGAACGCGAACTGGCGCTGATCACCAGCCGCGAGCCTGAGCCGTTTGCCGAACCGGTTCTGACGGCGATCGCCAAACAGGCGCGTAAAAACCCGAACCATCTGGCGCTGACGCAGCGCGATCGACAGTATAGCTACCAGCAATTGCTGGATCTGAGCGGTCAGGCTGCTGCGGCACTGCATGAGCGCGGCGTTCAGCCCGGCGAACGCATCGGCATTATGCTGAACCGTAGCCCTGAAACCATCATTTGCCTGCTGGCCGTGATGCAGTGCGGTGCGGTGTATGTGCCGCTCGATCCTGAACAGCCGCGTGAACGTCAGCAGCACATCATCCAGATTGCCGATCTGCATACGATCGTCACGCAGGCGGATTATCAACATCGGCTGGCGTCGGTCTTTTCCGGCGAGATCGTTCTGGCAGGGCATCTTCTGTCATCCAACGCACAGGCCGCCGCGCTGCCGCCTGTGGAAGCGAGAGACGGGCAGATTGCCTATGTCATGTTCACATCGGGATCGACCGGATTGCCGAAAGGTGTGGAGATCGGCGCCAGCGCGTTGGATCACTTCACGGCGGCGGCACGTCAGCGCTACGGCCTGCGTGCGGCGGATCGCGTGCTGCAATTTGCCCCGTTCAATTTTGATGCCAGCATCGAAGAAATTTTTGCCACGCTGACCAGCGGTGCGACGCTGGTGCTGCGCACCGATGAGATGCTGGAATCGATTCCGACCTTTGTCGAACAGGTTGAAGAGCAGGCGATTACGCTGCTCGATCTGCCAACGGCATTCTGGAATGAATGGGTAGTGGGGCTGAAAACCGGCACGCTGACCATGCCTTCCGCACTGCGCGCTATCATCATCGGCGGTGAAGCGGTGTACCCCGAACAGCTGGCGCAGTGGCAGCGTCATGCGCCGAATACGCTGCGCTTAATCAATACCTATGGCCCCACCGAAACCACGGTAGTCGCGACCAGTTACGATCTGCAAACGCAGTCTGCCGATGTGGCGCAGCTTCCTATTGGTCTGCCGTTGGCGGGCGTCAACGCGCTGATTTTGGCGGCGGGCGACCGCCCTGCGGCGGAAGGAGAACTGGTGCTGCTGGGGCCAACGCTGGCGGCGGGTTACATCGGTACAGAACACACGGCGTTTACGCAAATAGCGGTGGGCGATCAGGATCTTCCGGCTTACCGCACCGGCGACAGAGTTCGGCTGGAGAAAGGACAGCTGTTGTACCTCGGGCGTATGGATAACGAATTTAAAATCAGCGGGTACCGGATCCAGCCGGGGGAAGTCGAAGCCCATCTACTGGCGCAGCCGGACGTTGATGAAGCCTGCGTGCAGGGCATTATTTACCCTAACGGCGTACGGCGTCTGGTGGCATTTGTTGCCACGAAAGCGGGCGAGATCGATGCACGAGCGCTGAAACAGCGCCTGAGCAGCGTGCTGCCGCCAGCGATGATCCCGACCGATTACCGCGCCTTCCGACAGTTGCCAAAAACCGGCTCTAACAAGGTCGATCGCAAACGTCTGCTGGCGGAATACCGCGACGAGGCACCTGCGCAGGCGTTAGCCAGCGAAACCGAGAACCGGGTCAGCGCCATCTGGCAGCAGATCCTCGGCGTGTCGGGGATCCAATCGCGAGATAACTTCTTCGAACTGGGCGGACAGTCATTGCAGACCATCCAGATCGTTAATCGTCTGGCTGCCGAATTTTCCGTCAGCATCAAGGTGTCTGATGTGTTCGATCATCCCCAGCTCAGCGACTTCTGCCGCTATCTGGACGACAGGCTGTCACAGGATGAAAACAGCGTGGAAATGGTGTGGTAG